The nucleotide window CATGACGCCAGAAATCATGCTGTTTGATGAACCAACCTCCTCTCTGGATCCTGAACTGGTCGGTGAGGTATTGCACACCATCCGTGAACTGGCGGATGAAGGCCGGACCTTACTGTTGGTGACCCATGAACTTGGGTTTGCCTGGCATTTTGCCAATCGGGTGATCTTCATTGAGAACGGTGTGATTCACGAAATGGGTACCCCGGATGAAGTTTTAAAATACCCACGCCAATCACGCACCCGTGAATTCCTCGCGCGTTTTACCGAACGATCATTTTAAACAAAAGGAAGAGTGATGAGTGCAAGTCAAAGCAGTCAAGCCTATTTGCATGACCCGAGAAATGACAACGTTCAGGTTTATGTTAATGGTGAGTTTGTGCATCGTGACAATGCAACAGTATCAATTTTCGATTCTGGTTATGTCTGCGGAGATGGCGTATGGGAAGGATTGCGGCTGGTAAAGGGCAAACTTATTGCATTGCAGAGCCATCTTGATCGCCTGTACGCCGGTGCCGCAGCGATTCAGTTAGACATTGGACACAGCCGCGAAGAAATCACTGCCATCATGTACCAGACGCTGGCGGTGAACGGCATGACCGATGGTGCACATTTGCGTCTGATGGTTACCCGGGGTAAGAAGCGTACACCGAATCAAGACCCTCGTTTTATTATTGGTGGAGCCACCGTTGTTTGCGTTGCTGAATTCAAAGTGGTGGATAGTGAAGCTAAGAAGCGCGGTCTGGCACTCTTTACCGCGACATACCGGACCAGTACGCCTGATGTGTTTGATTTACGCCTGAACTCACACAGCCGCCTGAATCTCATTCAGGCGTTATTACAGGCACTGGATGCAGGTGCAGACGAAGCACTGATGCTCGATCCTCATGGATTTGTCGCCAGTTGCAATTCCACTAACTTTTTTATTGTTCGTCAGGGGAAGTTGTGGACATCAACCGGTCTTTATTGTTTTAACGGCATTACACGGCAGACTCTGATCGATTTGGCGAGCCAGCATGGGATTCGTGTTCATGAAAAACCATTTACCCTGGCTCAGGCACTGACTGCTGATGAGGCGTTTGTCACAGGAACACTTGCAGGCATCACACCGGTTAGAAAACTCGATGGCAGGGAATTTGATTTAAACCGCAATCACATCACTTTACAGCTAAATGAGTGGTATCAGGCTTATCTGGACAACGGCGTTTAACCTTGTTGTTAGCCAGGTTCTTGGGAAGGAAACCGTCCCGCCCCGGGAACCTGACAAGCATCCTTTATGCTTCATCTGTGAACTTCTTCAGTAACCTCCGACATCCTTCCGGATCACGCCTTAAATTTTCATGGTATATCGGACAAAATCACCAACCGTTGCGACTTTGTCATACAAATGCCGCGCATGGCTGTTTTCTCGTGTTAGCCAGTAAACTCGCGACCAGCCAGCATTTTTAGCTTCGATGCGAATTTTCTCGAGGATTGCACGTCCGGCACCAGACCCTCTTAGATGTTCCGCAACAAACAGGTCCTCGAGATAGCAGACAGGTTGCTTAACCCATGCTCCTTCGTGTAGCACCGCAATCGCAAAACCAGCCAGAGTCTCGTCAACTTCGGCAACCCAGCAGAGTAGGGGGGCATGCGGAGAAACTATTCTCTGGCAGGTATGTTCCGTAATACCGTCTTCTAATACCGCACCCGCAAAATCCAGATAGGCATTCCATAATGCCAGCCAGTTCAGATAATCACTCTCAGTTATCCGACGAATATTGATGTCCATCATGCTCCTCTTGGTACGTCTGCGATGAGTTTCTGATTCACTCAATTGAATGATGATGGTTTGAAACCCAGGGAATTTCAAATTGAAATTTTTACAAAAAATGATTACATAACAATGAGATATGTCGGTTTTTCTTAAGGGTAACTTCATGCCATAAAGTCACGCTTACTCACATCTAACATCGATGGAAAGTATACTTTTGTTTTAGTTGTTTGGATTCCATTACATGACCTGCATGCATAGCGAGAAATGAAAAAGGTACAATGGGTATTTATTATACCGATAATATTTTATTTTTATCTATATAAATCAATGTTTTATATGATTATTATTCTGGGTGTAAATTTACAGACGTAGCTACGCGAATTCTGAGAGGATTACAGGCTCTTACCTTGCGAATTTTTGCGTAGAGATGCCAATATTCTTGAGTAGCCTGGAAGGGTAGGGGGTTAGGGTTTATTGGACTATTGCCGAATTTTATAAATAGTCTTTTGCAGGATAATACCGTGTTCAGCCTTCACCTTAACACCAATGCTGCCCTGTGATATGGATCTTTTGTCCAGGATTACCGATTCTTAACTTGATTATTAGTACTTATTCGTGGGAATTTCAGTTTGAAATTTATAATTTAAACTAATATAAATCAATGTCTTAAATGTTAATCATGCTTGGGTTTTCAGTTAGCGCATTCTTCAGGAACAGCAATTTGAACATGAGAATGATGGCATCATTTCACCAGAGATGAGCAGAAGCCTGAGGAGTGAGCAATGGTGAAGCATCATCATCACCTTGTTATAAGGTTATCCGCTCAATCGCAATTTTCTCTTCTGACTTATTCACATTATTCACAGGGTAGATCCAATAATCTGATCTTAATACGATCTTATATCGATCCCATAAAAGCCAAAACGATCCCCGGATCGCTACAGGCCTTGGTATCTCTGGTCAAAGTTAAGATCTGAGTTATCAGTCATATGCAAAAGGTTTCCGGT belongs to Pantoea sp. At-9b and includes:
- a CDS encoding aminotransferase class IV, with protein sequence MSASQSSQAYLHDPRNDNVQVYVNGEFVHRDNATVSIFDSGYVCGDGVWEGLRLVKGKLIALQSHLDRLYAGAAAIQLDIGHSREEITAIMYQTLAVNGMTDGAHLRLMVTRGKKRTPNQDPRFIIGGATVVCVAEFKVVDSEAKKRGLALFTATYRTSTPDVFDLRLNSHSRLNLIQALLQALDAGADEALMLDPHGFVASCNSTNFFIVRQGKLWTSTGLYCFNGITRQTLIDLASQHGIRVHEKPFTLAQALTADEAFVTGTLAGITPVRKLDGREFDLNRNHITLQLNEWYQAYLDNGV
- a CDS encoding GNAT family N-acetyltransferase, whose translation is MMDINIRRITESDYLNWLALWNAYLDFAGAVLEDGITEHTCQRIVSPHAPLLCWVAEVDETLAGFAIAVLHEGAWVKQPVCYLEDLFVAEHLRGSGAGRAILEKIRIEAKNAGWSRVYWLTRENSHARHLYDKVATVGDFVRYTMKI